One Alnus glutinosa chromosome 3, dhAlnGlut1.1, whole genome shotgun sequence genomic region harbors:
- the LOC133863311 gene encoding extensin-like: protein MKANIVILVLVALLLLTHSLTEARSHPKRKHQSKEEVQKRRSNRSRSSSGRTRGNCDPLYQYLFGTCSRWPFPTSPSPDNPFAPTPRPSPRRNPPPFPPPLPPLVPYPPPIAQPPPLLPSPPPLVIPSPPPLLPPSPPPPSPPPPPPPSTPPPLVPSPPPPLLLPPPIPVIIEPPPLVSSPPPPDPIFPWLTPPDITESPSLPIFSPPPSFDPIPEAPKLLLPPPFPDLPPDQFSPPLISTTPTAPDTGAIQPPAFPIPQSPVTFLPPPSAVPEVPDVPQEPLPFSPTPPSPDTVFDEPVQPVLSPPVLPFLPPFQLPPPADSPPFKN from the coding sequence ATGAAAGCAAACATAGTAATACTAGTTCTAGTAGCTCTTCTTTTGCTAACCCACTCCCTCACAGAAGCTCGATCGCATCCCAAACGCAAGCACCAAAGCAAAGAAGAAGTACAAAAGAGAAGAAGCAATAGAAGCAGAAGCAGCAGTGGCAGAACAAGAGGAAACTGTGACCCATTATACCAATACCTCTTTGGAACCTGTAGCCGATGGCCTTTCCCAACCTCTCCTTCCCCTGACAACCCGTTTGCGCCCACACCAAGGCCATCTCCTCGCAGAAATCCGCCACCTTTTCCGCCACCTTTGCCGCCACTCGTGCCTTATCCACCCCCAATAGCGCAACCACCTCCTTTACTACCTTCCCCACCACCGCTAGTAATTCCTTCGCCTCCACCACTGCTACCACCTTCTCCACCGCCACCctctccaccaccaccaccaccaccatccaCTCCACCACCGTTAGTTCCTTCTCCACCACCACCGCTACTCCTGCCGCCACCCATACCTGTCATAATTGAACCACCACCACTAGTTTCTTCCCCACCACCTCCTGATCCAATATTTCCATGGCTAACACCTCCAGATATAACAGAGTCTCCATCCCTTCCAATATTTTCCCCACCACCCTCTTTTGATCCTATACCAGAAGCTCCAAAGTTACTTCTGCCACCTCCCTTTCCGGATTTACCCCCAGATCAATTTTCGCCACCTCTCATATCAACTACCCCAACTGCACCAGACACCGGTGCGATTCAGCCACCAGCTTTTCCGATTCCACAGTCACCGGTTACCTTTCTGCCGCCTCCATCGGCGGTTCCTGAAGTTCCAGATGTTCCGCAAGAGCCACTTCCGTTTTCGCCCACGCCACCATCACCAGATACGGTTTTTGATGAACCAGTGCAGCCAGTACTATCACCACCAGTCCTTCCTTTCTTGCCTCCTTTCCAGCTTCCACCGCCTGCGGATTCGCCTCCATTTAAGAATTGA